Proteins encoded by one window of Esox lucius isolate fEsoLuc1 chromosome 4, fEsoLuc1.pri, whole genome shotgun sequence:
- the LOC105026950 gene encoding probable E3 SUMO-protein ligase RNF212 isoform X1, producing MPHWVCCNSCFNPPDPDRKLAVTTCGHVICNVCFQKGKQGECMICKTKCQVNPLSDKSSTEVKALFSDINSVATKHFTEISKVLLFQARHQKRLLAHYQQRNDKLKEGLLKMKQEMQEMSKKIAEQNAYIAKLESTLQHQSAKAASTSWLNHGGNSPRPKQMQIPFNSPISLSCHSSTTSLAENMEVDGRGLFRKPELSGSIQRVSLISPPQDGRMGTIPYRLANQNTMVNHTARSATVRRMSELKMTPNLPYRRDTGWETPVFKPPSTSKYSSMSSLAVSSLRVNCPPP from the exons ATGCCTCACTGGGTCTGCTGCAACTCCTGTTTCAACCCCCCTGATCCTGACCGCAAACTAGCGGTTACCACCTGTGGTCATGTCATTTGCAATGTGTGTTTTCAAAAAG GCAAGCAAGGCGAATGCATGATATGCAAGACAAAATGTCAAGTTAATCCTCTGTCAGACAAA AGTAGTACAGAAGTCAAGGCCCTTTTCTCTGACATCAATTCTGTTGCAACCAAACATTTCACAGAAATAAGCAAG GTGTTACTATTCCAGGCAAGGCATCAAAAGAGACTTTTGGCCCACTACCAGCAGAGG aaTGACAAGTTAAAAGAAGGTTTGCTCAAGATGAAGCAGGAAATGCAAGAAATGTCCAA aaaaaTTGCAGAGCAGAATGCATATATTGCCAAGCTGGAGAGCACTCTTCAGCATCAAAG TGCAAAAGCAGCTTCTACATCTTGGTTAAACCATGGTGGTAACAGTCCTCGcccaaaacaaatgcaaataccCTTCAACTCACCCATTTCCCTCTCTTGCCACTCATCTACTACAAGTCT GGCAGAAAACATGGAGGTGGATGGCAGGGGTCTTTTTAGGAAA CCAGAGCTATCTGGAAGCATCCAGAGGGTGTCTTTGATCAGCCCTCCACAGGATGGCCGGATGG gTACTATCCCCTATCGATTGGCCAATCAGAACACCATGGTTAACCACACGGCTCGCTCAGCCACTGTCAG GCGTATGTCCGAGCTGAAAATGACCCCTAATCTGCCGTACCGAAGGGACACAGGGTGGGAGACGCCTGTGTTCAAGCCTCCCTCGACCTCCAAATACTCCTCCATGTCTTCCCTGGCCGTGTCCTCTCTGAGGGTCAACTGCCCCCCACCATAA
- the si:ch211-255i20.3 gene encoding transmembrane emp24 domain-containing protein 11 produces the protein MNLRIIGLWMLCYLALTAAMYFDLGEQEEKCLIEDIPGDMLVTGYFLMEHWDGKNNFNSPHLGLTITVRDPNHDIIMKKRYGKFGKFTFTSHASGTHWLCMQSNSTRFSVFADARLRIHFDVQMGEHSIDPSAERHKHTVQNIEYSLEHLRDQIIYITRQQDFQREREETFRQISEETNGKVLWWAVVQTSILLSVGFWQIKRLKDFLIAKKLV, from the exons ATGAATTTGAGGATCATTGGGCTTTGGATGCTGTGTTACCTGGCGCTGACAGCAGCAATGTACTTTGATCTGGGTGAGCAGGAGGAGAAGTGTCTGATTGAGGACATTCCAGGCGACATGCTAGTTACAG GTTATTTTCTTATGGAGCACTGGGATGGGAAAAATAATTTTAACTCCCCTCATCTTGGCCTCACTATCACTGTTCGAGATCCAAACCATGAC ataataatgaaaaaaagataTGGCAAATTTGGAAAATTCACATTTACATCCCATGCCTCTGGCACACATTGGTTATGCATGCAGTCCAACTCTACAAGGTTTTCTGTTTTTGCTGACGCTAGGCTG AGGATTCATTTTGATGTTCAGATGGGAGAACATTCTATTGACCCTAGTGCTGAGAGGCACAAACATACAGTTCAGAACATTGAGTACAGCCTGGAGCATCTAAGGGACCAAATCATATACATCACTAGGCAGCAGGACTTCCAGAGG GAACGAGAAGAGACATTCCGCCAGATCAGCGAAGAAACAAATGGGAAGGTTTTGTGGTGGGCTGTTGTGCAGACATCTATTCTATTATCAGTTGGATTTTGGCAAATCAAAAGACTTAAAGATTTCCTTATTGCCAAGAAGTTGGTTTGA
- the LOC105026950 gene encoding probable E3 SUMO-protein ligase RNF212 isoform X2, with protein MPHWVCCNSCFNPPDPDRKLAVTTCGHVICNVCFQKGKQGECMICKTKCQVNPLSDKSSTEVKALFSDINSVATKHFTEISKVLLFQARHQKRLLAHYQQRNDKLKEGLLKMKQEMQEMSKKIAEQNAYIAKLESTLQHQRAENMEVDGRGLFRKPELSGSIQRVSLISPPQDGRMGTIPYRLANQNTMVNHTARSATVRRMSELKMTPNLPYRRDTGWETPVFKPPSTSKYSSMSSLAVSSLRVNCPPP; from the exons ATGCCTCACTGGGTCTGCTGCAACTCCTGTTTCAACCCCCCTGATCCTGACCGCAAACTAGCGGTTACCACCTGTGGTCATGTCATTTGCAATGTGTGTTTTCAAAAAG GCAAGCAAGGCGAATGCATGATATGCAAGACAAAATGTCAAGTTAATCCTCTGTCAGACAAA AGTAGTACAGAAGTCAAGGCCCTTTTCTCTGACATCAATTCTGTTGCAACCAAACATTTCACAGAAATAAGCAAG GTGTTACTATTCCAGGCAAGGCATCAAAAGAGACTTTTGGCCCACTACCAGCAGAGG aaTGACAAGTTAAAAGAAGGTTTGCTCAAGATGAAGCAGGAAATGCAAGAAATGTCCAA aaaaaTTGCAGAGCAGAATGCATATATTGCCAAGCTGGAGAGCACTCTTCAGCATCAAAG GGCAGAAAACATGGAGGTGGATGGCAGGGGTCTTTTTAGGAAA CCAGAGCTATCTGGAAGCATCCAGAGGGTGTCTTTGATCAGCCCTCCACAGGATGGCCGGATGG gTACTATCCCCTATCGATTGGCCAATCAGAACACCATGGTTAACCACACGGCTCGCTCAGCCACTGTCAG GCGTATGTCCGAGCTGAAAATGACCCCTAATCTGCCGTACCGAAGGGACACAGGGTGGGAGACGCCTGTGTTCAAGCCTCCCTCGACCTCCAAATACTCCTCCATGTCTTCCCTGGCCGTGTCCTCTCTGAGGGTCAACTGCCCCCCACCATAA